One genomic region from Phocoena sinus isolate mPhoSin1 chromosome 3, mPhoSin1.pri, whole genome shotgun sequence encodes:
- the LOC116751968 gene encoding low molecular weight phosphotyrosine protein phosphatase-like — MYQKEYSLYARRKMKMAEQVTKSVLFVCLGNICQSPIAEAVFRKPVTDQNISDTWVIDSGAVSDWNVGRSPDPRAVSCLTNHGINTAHKARQVTKEDFATFDYIQRVDENNLRDLNRKSNQVENCRVKIELLGSYNPQKQLMIEDPYYGNDTDFETVYQQCVRCCRAFLEKVC; from the coding sequence atgtatcaaaaagaatattcGCTCTATGCACGCAGGAAGATGAAGATGGCCGAACAGGTGACCAAGTCAGTGCTGTTCGTGTGTCTGGGTAACATCTGTCAATCACCCATTGCAGAAGCGGTTTTCAGGAAACCTGTAACAGATCAAAACATTTCAGATACTTGGGTCATTGACAGTGGCGCTGTTTCTGACTGGAACGTGGGCCGGTCACCAGATCCAAGAGCTGTGAGCTGCCTAACAAATCATGGCATTAACACAGCGCATAAAGCAAGACAGGTTACCAAAGAAGACTTTGCCACTTTTGATTATATACAACGTGTGGATGAAAACAACCTGAGAGATTTGAATAGGAAAAGTAATCAAGTTGAAAACTGCAGAGTGAAAATTGAACTACTTGGGAGCTACAATCCACAGAAACAACTCATGATTGAAGATCCTTATTATGGTAACGACACTGACTTTGAGACTGTCTACCAGCAGTGTGTGCGGTGCTGCAGAGCCTTCCTGGAGAAGGTTTGCTGA